Within the Hypericibacter adhaerens genome, the region TGGTCGAGGCCGCGGCCGCGCGCGAGGCGGCGCGCAAGGCGCGCGAGCTCACGCGGCGCAAGGGCGCGCTCGACATGGCCTCGCTGCCGGGCAAGCTCGCCGATTGCCAGGAGCGCGATCCGTCGCTGGCCGAGCTCTTCATCGTCGAGGGCGATTCGGCCGGCGGCTCGGCCAAGCAGGGCCGCGACCGCAAGTCCCAGGCGATTCTCCCCTTGCGCGGCAAGATCCTCAATGTCGAGCGCGCGCGCTTCGACAAGATGCTGGGCTCGCAGGAAATCGGCACGCTGATCGCGGCCTTGGGCACCGGCATCGGCGCCGAGGAGTTCGACCTCTCCAAGCTGCGCTACCACAAGATCATCATCATGACCGACGCGGATGTGGACGGCTCGCATATCCGCACGCTGCTGCTCACCTTCTTCTACCGGCAGATGCAGGACCTGGTGGAGAAGGGCTATCTCTATATCGCCCAGCCGCCGCTCTATCGCGCCAAGCGCGGCAACTCGCAGCGCTACCTGAAGGACGACCGCGAGCTGGAGGGTTACCTGGTCGATGGTGGCCTCGACGGCACCGTGCTCAAGCTCGCCGACGGCAGCCAGGTCGCAGGCCCCGACCTGCGCGAGCGCGTCGAGCGGGCGAGCCTCGCGCGCAACCTGATGCAGCCTTTGATCCGCAAGGTGGGCAACGCCGCCGTGGTGGAGCAGGCGGCGATCGTGGGCGCGCTCAACCCGCAGCTCATTCCCGACCAGGCCATGGCGACCGAGGCGGCCACCGCCATCGCCCATCGCCTCGACGGGCTCTCGCCGCTGACCGAGCGCGGCTGGGTCGGCAAGGCCGAGGCCGATGGCGGGCTCTCCTTCACCCGGCGCCTGCGCGGCGTGACCGAGTATCACCTGATCGACGGGCCGCTGATCCGCAGCGCCGAGGCCCATCGCCTCGATTCCATGGCGGCTGAGTTCCAGGCGAGCTTCACCAAGCCCGCGGTCCTGGTGGCGAAGGACGGCAAGGAGACGGCGATCGCGGGGCCGGTCGAGCTGATCGACGCGGTCACCGAGATCGGCAAGCGCGGTGTGTCCATCCAGCGCTACAAAGGGCTGGGCGAGATGAATCCGGAGCAGCTCTGGGAGACCACGCTCGATCCCAACAGCCGCACCATGCTGCAGGTCAAGGTCAGCCATATGGACGAGGCCGAGGAGGTGTTTTCGACCCTGATGGGCGATCTGGTCGAGCCGCGCCGCGACTTCATCCAGCAGAACGCGCTCTCGGTCGCGAACCTGGACGTGTAAGGCACCGGGCCGGGGAACCGACCGATGGCTGCCCCCGGCGCCAGCCCGGCCAGGACGATTGCCGATCCCGCCGATATCGGGTCGTTCGGGGCGGAGTGTCGG harbors:
- the gyrB gene encoding DNA topoisomerase (ATP-hydrolyzing) subunit B; translation: MTPEATKKAAAPTPETPGATYDADSIKVLRGLDAVRKRPGMYIGDTDDGSGLHHMVYEVVDNAIDEALAGYCDQIIVRLNGDGSVTVSDNGRGIPVDIHKEEGVSAAEVIMTQLHAGGKFDQNSYKVSGGLHGVGVSVVNALSSVLDLRIWRDGKEHFMRFRDGDPEAPLAVVGEAKGKRGTEITFTPSSATFTKTVFDIATLEHRLRELAFLNSGVRLTLVDARGVEPKTVELHYEGGIEAFVRYLDRSKTALHTPAIVMTGEREGIVVEAAMEWTDSYHETMLCFTNNIPQRDGGTHLAGFRGALTRQINQYAGDSGIAKKEKVALSGEDAREGLTCVLSVKVPDPKFSSQTKDKLVSSEVRPVVESIVNERLNQWFEEHPGEAKRIVAKVVEAAAAREAARKARELTRRKGALDMASLPGKLADCQERDPSLAELFIVEGDSAGGSAKQGRDRKSQAILPLRGKILNVERARFDKMLGSQEIGTLIAALGTGIGAEEFDLSKLRYHKIIIMTDADVDGSHIRTLLLTFFYRQMQDLVEKGYLYIAQPPLYRAKRGNSQRYLKDDRELEGYLVDGGLDGTVLKLADGSQVAGPDLRERVERASLARNLMQPLIRKVGNAAVVEQAAIVGALNPQLIPDQAMATEAATAIAHRLDGLSPLTERGWVGKAEADGGLSFTRRLRGVTEYHLIDGPLIRSAEAHRLDSMAAEFQASFTKPAVLVAKDGKETAIAGPVELIDAVTEIGKRGVSIQRYKGLGEMNPEQLWETTLDPNSRTMLQVKVSHMDEAEEVFSTLMGDLVEPRRDFIQQNALSVANLDV